A stretch of DNA from Rhodococcus sp. NBC_00297:
CTTCAGCACTTCTCTGCCGTCCGGGTCGCCGTCCGTCCAGATGGCGTCGGCGCGGCCGTCCCACTCGTCGACGATGTACGAGCACATCGACTGGATCCGCTTGCCCATCGACCCCGGGAACCGGTGCACCGCGGGTGGGGTGGAGCAGATCGCGAGGAAGTCGTCCTCCGGCATCTCGGCGATCGCGCGGACGTCGAGCGACCCGATGCGATCCGCCAGCTTCTTCGGACCGGCGAACGCCGACTCCATCGGTACCTGCTGATCGAGCAACATCCCGATCAGCAGCGCGAGCGGGTCGGAGGCGAGCAGGGCGTCGGCGTCGGGATCCCCCACCAAGTGCAGCGTCGTGGCCATGGCGTCATTCTTTCACGCGGACAGCGCAGCACGAATGCGCTGCGC
This window harbors:
- a CDS encoding HhH-GPD-type base excision DNA repair protein; translated protein: MATTLHLVGDPDADALLASDPLALLIGMLLDQQVPMESAFAGPKKLADRIGSLDVRAIAEMPEDDFLAICSTPPAVHRFPGSMGKRIQSMCSYIVDEWDGRADAIWTDGDPDGREVLKRLKALPGYGDQKARIFLALLGKQMGVEPAGWRDAAGSYGDDGSRRSIADVVDATSLGEVREFKKAAKRAAKESAGS